The following proteins are co-located in the Triplophysa dalaica isolate WHDGS20190420 chromosome 2, ASM1584641v1, whole genome shotgun sequence genome:
- the gpalpp1 gene encoding GPALPP motifs-containing protein 1 isoform X3, translating into MSNQHLVGPALPPMMGKSKSVHSDEEDAIIGPALPPLYKAAESSDSCEDSDQEEVVFKRAKYSSRNKSSLKPSVLGPALPPGFKIDAEDEEGGNDDSRGVLGPALPPGYKPDLSSSDEGEDDVIGPMPAKGATQDSVALDFERRAQRMKDKLTGVDTGPEVLARESWMTELPPEMQHVGLSARTFKKRSGPENKDRSIWTDTPADREQKARERLEAKEKGESTKDETPRLSQKELEMAEKVSKYNESKRGESLINMHTKKMKREAEEDAKKPVERRSFDRDMDLQVNRFDEAQKKALLKKSQELNTRFSHSKDRMFL; encoded by the exons ATGTCGAATCAACATTTAGTTGGACCCGCTTTGCCACCAATGATGGGAAAAAGCAAAAGTGTTCATTCAGATGAAGAAGACGCAA TCATAGGTCCAGCTTTACCTCCGCTGTACAAAGCTGCAGAGTCCTCCGATTCATGTGAGGACAGTGATCAAGAGGAAGTTGTGTTCAAGAGGGCCAAATACTCATCTAGGAACAAGTCTTCGTTAAA GCCATCTGTTTTAGGACCTGCACTTCCTCCAGGCTTTAAAATAGATGCTGAAGATGAAGAGGGGGGAAATGATGATTCAAGAGGAGTTTTAGGACCAGCCCTACCCCCAGGTTACAAGCCAGATTTGTCAAGCAGTGATGAAGGGGAGGATGATGTCATCGGACCCATGCCAGCCAAAGGGGCAACGCAGGACTCTGTGGCTTTGGATTTTGAAAGAAGAGCTCAAAGGATGAAAGACAAACTTACAGGCGTTGAT ACTGGCCCAGAAGTGCTTGCCAGAGAGAGCTGGATGACAGAGTTGCCTCCTGAGATGCAGCATGTGGGCCTGAGTGCACGCACCTTTAAGAAGAGATCCGGCCCAGAGAATAAAGACCGTTCAATCTGGACAGACACTCCTGCTGATCGTGAACAAAAAGCTAGG GAGCGACTGGAAGCCAAAGAGAAGGGAGAATCAACCAAAGATGAGACGCCCCGTCTCTCTCAGAAAGAGCTTGAGATGGCTGAAAAAGTTTCAAAATATAAT GAGTCCAAGCGTGGTGAATCTCTCATCAATATGCACACTAAAAAGATGAAGAGGGAAGCTGAGGAGGATGCTAAAAAGCCTGTGGAGAGAAGATCCTTCGACCGAGACATGGATCTCCAGGTTAATCGCTTTGATGAGGCTCAGAAAAAAGCCTTGCTCAAGAAGTCACAAGAACTGAATACACGCTTCTCTCACAGCAAAGATCGCATGTTCCTGTGA
- the gpalpp1 gene encoding GPALPP motifs-containing protein 1 isoform X1, which produces MSNQHLVGPALPPMMGKSKSVHSDEEDAIIGPALPPLYKAAESSDSCEDSDQEEVVFKRAKYSSRNKSSLNRRGLVKEETCTKQAKKDNDDDGFFGPALPPGYKNLDRSPEGPSVLGPALPPGFKIDAEDEEGGNDDSRGVLGPALPPGYKPDLSSSDEGEDDVIGPMPAKGATQDSVALDFERRAQRMKDKLTGVDTGPEVLARESWMTELPPEMQHVGLSARTFKKRSGPENKDRSIWTDTPADREQKARERLEAKEKGESTKDETPRLSQKELEMAEKVSKYNESKRGESLINMHTKKMKREAEEDAKKPVERRSFDRDMDLQVNRFDEAQKKALLKKSQELNTRFSHSKDRMFL; this is translated from the exons ATGTCGAATCAACATTTAGTTGGACCCGCTTTGCCACCAATGATGGGAAAAAGCAAAAGTGTTCATTCAGATGAAGAAGACGCAA TCATAGGTCCAGCTTTACCTCCGCTGTACAAAGCTGCAGAGTCCTCCGATTCATGTGAGGACAGTGATCAAGAGGAAGTTGTGTTCAAGAGGGCCAAATACTCATCTAGGAACAAGTCTTCGTTAAA CAGAAGGGGCCTTGTGAAGGAAGAAACATGTACAAAGCAAGCTAAAAAGGACAATGATGATGATGGTTTCTTCGGTCCAGCTCTTCCCCCAGGATATAAAAATCTAGACAGGTCACCTGAAGG GCCATCTGTTTTAGGACCTGCACTTCCTCCAGGCTTTAAAATAGATGCTGAAGATGAAGAGGGGGGAAATGATGATTCAAGAGGAGTTTTAGGACCAGCCCTACCCCCAGGTTACAAGCCAGATTTGTCAAGCAGTGATGAAGGGGAGGATGATGTCATCGGACCCATGCCAGCCAAAGGGGCAACGCAGGACTCTGTGGCTTTGGATTTTGAAAGAAGAGCTCAAAGGATGAAAGACAAACTTACAGGCGTTGAT ACTGGCCCAGAAGTGCTTGCCAGAGAGAGCTGGATGACAGAGTTGCCTCCTGAGATGCAGCATGTGGGCCTGAGTGCACGCACCTTTAAGAAGAGATCCGGCCCAGAGAATAAAGACCGTTCAATCTGGACAGACACTCCTGCTGATCGTGAACAAAAAGCTAGG GAGCGACTGGAAGCCAAAGAGAAGGGAGAATCAACCAAAGATGAGACGCCCCGTCTCTCTCAGAAAGAGCTTGAGATGGCTGAAAAAGTTTCAAAATATAAT GAGTCCAAGCGTGGTGAATCTCTCATCAATATGCACACTAAAAAGATGAAGAGGGAAGCTGAGGAGGATGCTAAAAAGCCTGTGGAGAGAAGATCCTTCGACCGAGACATGGATCTCCAGGTTAATCGCTTTGATGAGGCTCAGAAAAAAGCCTTGCTCAAGAAGTCACAAGAACTGAATACACGCTTCTCTCACAGCAAAGATCGCATGTTCCTGTGA
- the gpalpp1 gene encoding GPALPP motifs-containing protein 1 isoform X2, with amino-acid sequence MSNQHLVGPALPPMMGKSKSVHSDEEDAIIGPALPPLYKAAESSDSCEDSDQEEVVFKRAKYSSRNKSSLKRGLVKEETCTKQAKKDNDDDGFFGPALPPGYKNLDRSPEGPSVLGPALPPGFKIDAEDEEGGNDDSRGVLGPALPPGYKPDLSSSDEGEDDVIGPMPAKGATQDSVALDFERRAQRMKDKLTGVDTGPEVLARESWMTELPPEMQHVGLSARTFKKRSGPENKDRSIWTDTPADREQKARERLEAKEKGESTKDETPRLSQKELEMAEKVSKYNESKRGESLINMHTKKMKREAEEDAKKPVERRSFDRDMDLQVNRFDEAQKKALLKKSQELNTRFSHSKDRMFL; translated from the exons ATGTCGAATCAACATTTAGTTGGACCCGCTTTGCCACCAATGATGGGAAAAAGCAAAAGTGTTCATTCAGATGAAGAAGACGCAA TCATAGGTCCAGCTTTACCTCCGCTGTACAAAGCTGCAGAGTCCTCCGATTCATGTGAGGACAGTGATCAAGAGGAAGTTGTGTTCAAGAGGGCCAAATACTCATCTAGGAACAAGTCTTCGTTAAA AAGGGGCCTTGTGAAGGAAGAAACATGTACAAAGCAAGCTAAAAAGGACAATGATGATGATGGTTTCTTCGGTCCAGCTCTTCCCCCAGGATATAAAAATCTAGACAGGTCACCTGAAGG GCCATCTGTTTTAGGACCTGCACTTCCTCCAGGCTTTAAAATAGATGCTGAAGATGAAGAGGGGGGAAATGATGATTCAAGAGGAGTTTTAGGACCAGCCCTACCCCCAGGTTACAAGCCAGATTTGTCAAGCAGTGATGAAGGGGAGGATGATGTCATCGGACCCATGCCAGCCAAAGGGGCAACGCAGGACTCTGTGGCTTTGGATTTTGAAAGAAGAGCTCAAAGGATGAAAGACAAACTTACAGGCGTTGAT ACTGGCCCAGAAGTGCTTGCCAGAGAGAGCTGGATGACAGAGTTGCCTCCTGAGATGCAGCATGTGGGCCTGAGTGCACGCACCTTTAAGAAGAGATCCGGCCCAGAGAATAAAGACCGTTCAATCTGGACAGACACTCCTGCTGATCGTGAACAAAAAGCTAGG GAGCGACTGGAAGCCAAAGAGAAGGGAGAATCAACCAAAGATGAGACGCCCCGTCTCTCTCAGAAAGAGCTTGAGATGGCTGAAAAAGTTTCAAAATATAAT GAGTCCAAGCGTGGTGAATCTCTCATCAATATGCACACTAAAAAGATGAAGAGGGAAGCTGAGGAGGATGCTAAAAAGCCTGTGGAGAGAAGATCCTTCGACCGAGACATGGATCTCCAGGTTAATCGCTTTGATGAGGCTCAGAAAAAAGCCTTGCTCAAGAAGTCACAAGAACTGAATACACGCTTCTCTCACAGCAAAGATCGCATGTTCCTGTGA